The following are from one region of the Eubacterium sp. MSJ-33 genome:
- the cysS gene encoding cysteine--tRNA ligase, which yields MKIFNTLTRHKDEFYPINEGKVGIYVCGPTVYDYIHIGNARPMIVFDTLRRYFEYKGYEVNYVSNFTDVDDKIIKRANEEGVDASVISERYIAECKKDMAALHVQEATTHPKATEEIPDMIAMVETLIEKGYAYEVNGTVYFRTRKFSDYGKLSKKNIDDLRAGNRELLVSGEDEKEDPLDFVLWKPKKEGEPSWPSPWGDGRPGWHLECSVMSKKYIGDVIDIHAGGEDLIFPHHENEIAQSEAANDKEFSRYWMHNGFLKINNEKMSKSLGNFFTVREIGEKYDLQVIRFFMLSAHYRSPLNFSADLVESSKNGLDRIRTSASKIEEAINNGTASEMTEAETKLAEEIPAYVKRFEDAMEDDLNTADAISVIFELVKFANTNVAVGSTSKAFAQKLYDTMKQLMDILGIDIKEQEVLLDEEIENLIAERQAARKAKNFARADEIRDLLTEKGIILEDTREGVRWKRA from the coding sequence ATGAAGATTTTTAATACACTTACCAGACATAAGGATGAATTTTACCCAATTAATGAGGGCAAGGTAGGCATCTATGTCTGTGGACCAACCGTATATGACTATATTCACATCGGAAATGCAAGACCGATGATCGTATTTGATACATTGCGCAGATATTTTGAGTATAAGGGCTACGAGGTAAATTATGTATCGAACTTTACCGATGTCGATGACAAGATTATCAAGCGTGCAAATGAGGAAGGTGTAGATGCCTCCGTTATTTCAGAGCGTTACATTGCAGAATGTAAAAAGGATATGGCAGCACTCCATGTACAGGAGGCAACGACACATCCAAAGGCAACGGAAGAGATCCCGGATATGATTGCAATGGTAGAGACTTTGATTGAAAAAGGCTATGCATATGAAGTAAACGGAACGGTATATTTCCGTACAAGAAAGTTCTCCGACTATGGAAAGCTTTCAAAGAAAAATATTGACGATCTGCGTGCAGGTAACCGTGAACTTCTTGTATCCGGCGAGGATGAGAAGGAAGATCCGCTTGATTTCGTACTCTGGAAACCGAAGAAAGAAGGCGAACCATCATGGCCATCTCCTTGGGGCGATGGAAGACCTGGCTGGCATCTGGAATGTTCCGTTATGTCCAAGAAATATATTGGCGATGTGATTGATATTCATGCAGGTGGAGAGGATCTGATCTTCCCACACCATGAAAATGAGATCGCACAGAGTGAGGCAGCTAACGATAAGGAGTTTTCACGTTATTGGATGCACAATGGATTTTTGAAGATCAACAATGAGAAGATGTCAAAGTCACTTGGAAACTTCTTTACGGTAAGAGAGATTGGAGAAAAATATGATTTGCAGGTGATCCGTTTCTTCATGCTTTCCGCACATTACAGAAGTCCGCTTAACTTCTCTGCAGACCTTGTGGAGAGTTCTAAGAACGGACTGGACAGAATCCGTACTTCGGCATCAAAGATAGAAGAGGCAATCAACAACGGCACAGCTTCCGAGATGACCGAGGCAGAGACAAAGCTTGCTGAAGAGATTCCGGCCTATGTAAAGCGGTTTGAGGATGCAATGGAAGATGACTTGAATACAGCGGATGCAATCTCTGTTATTTTCGAACTTGTAAAATTCGCGAATACCAATGTGGCAGTTGGTTCGACAAGTAAGGCATTTGCACAGAAACTTTATGATACAATGAAGCAGTTGATGGATATTCTCGGTATTGATATCAAGGAACAGGAAGTTCTTCTGGATGAAGAAATCGAGAATCTGATTGCGGAGCGGCAGGCAGCCAGAAAGGCAAAGAACTTTGCAAGAGCAGACGAGATTCGTGATCTGCTTACAGAGAAGGGAATTATTCTGGAAGATACCAGAGAAGGTGTAAGATGGAAGAGAGCGTAA
- a CDS encoding ABC transporter ATP-binding protein — protein sequence MPKDKKKKLQGFDKAVLKRVLTHIKKYRILVVFSFICAMITVASTLYAPILTGDAIDLIVGKGMVDFDGIKDIIYTFLMVTVVTVLSQWFMNIINNHITYSVVRDIRIEVFNHMEELPLSYIDSHKHGDIVSRIVSDIDQFADGLLMGFTQLFSGIVTILATLGFMIAVNVPIALVVIVLTPLSLFVASFIAKRTYHLFHRQSETRGDITSLVDEMIGQQKIVQAFGYEDEALERFGEINDRLEKDSMSATFYSSIVNPCTRFLNNLVYAAVGIIGAVSVISTGFTVGQLTCFLSYANQYTKPFNEISNVITELQNAMACAGRVFELLDETPQIPEKENAHVLKDTQGAIEINDVNFSYVKDKKLITDLNLSVKPGMRVAIVGPTGCGKSTLINLLMRFYDVDAGAISVDGTDIRDMTRDSLRQNYGMVLQETWLKSGTIRENIAYGKPDATDEEIVQAAKLAHSDSFIRRLPQGYDTVIAEDGGNLSQGQKQLLCITRVMLLLPPMLILDEATSSIDTRTEIRIQKAFNRMMQGRTSFIVAHRLSTIREADVILVMKDGNIIEKGNHEQLMAQNGFYTNLYNSQFAH from the coding sequence ATGCCTAAGGATAAGAAAAAGAAGCTTCAGGGATTTGACAAAGCCGTATTAAAACGTGTACTGACACATATTAAAAAATATCGTATTCTGGTCGTCTTTTCCTTTATCTGTGCGATGATCACCGTTGCTTCTACCTTGTATGCACCGATTCTGACCGGTGATGCGATTGATTTGATCGTCGGAAAAGGAATGGTTGACTTTGATGGAATCAAAGACATTATATATACATTCTTGATGGTAACTGTTGTGACAGTGCTTTCGCAATGGTTTATGAATATAATTAACAACCATATCACATACTCCGTTGTGCGTGATATCCGTATTGAAGTGTTCAATCATATGGAGGAGCTTCCGCTTTCCTATATCGACTCACACAAACATGGTGACATCGTGAGCCGTATCGTATCGGATATTGATCAGTTTGCAGACGGACTTCTGATGGGATTTACGCAGTTGTTCTCCGGAATCGTAACGATTCTTGCAACGCTTGGATTTATGATAGCCGTAAATGTACCGATAGCCTTGGTTGTGATTGTATTGACACCGCTTTCTTTGTTTGTGGCATCGTTCATTGCGAAGCGGACGTATCATCTGTTTCACCGGCAGTCTGAGACACGTGGAGATATCACATCGCTTGTTGATGAGATGATCGGGCAGCAGAAGATCGTTCAGGCTTTTGGCTACGAGGATGAAGCGTTGGAGCGTTTTGGGGAGATCAATGACCGTTTGGAGAAAGACAGTATGTCAGCGACCTTTTATTCGTCCATTGTCAATCCATGTACGAGATTTCTCAACAACCTTGTATATGCGGCAGTTGGTATCATCGGTGCGGTTTCCGTGATTTCAACCGGATTTACCGTTGGACAGCTTACATGCTTCTTAAGCTATGCAAACCAATATACAAAGCCGTTTAATGAGATATCGAATGTCATCACGGAACTTCAGAATGCGATGGCGTGTGCCGGACGTGTGTTTGAGCTTTTGGATGAGACGCCACAGATACCGGAGAAAGAGAATGCACATGTGTTGAAGGATACACAGGGAGCAATCGAAATTAATGATGTAAACTTCTCATATGTGAAGGATAAAAAACTAATCACAGACCTGAACCTCTCTGTAAAGCCTGGTATGCGTGTAGCAATCGTCGGACCGACCGGCTGTGGAAAGAGTACACTTATCAATCTGTTGATGCGTTTTTACGATGTAGATGCGGGGGCAATCTCTGTGGATGGTACAGATATCCGAGATATGACGAGAGACAGCCTGCGTCAGAATTATGGTATGGTATTGCAGGAAACATGGTTAAAGAGCGGTACAATCCGTGAGAATATAGCGTATGGAAAGCCGGATGCAACGGATGAGGAGATTGTACAGGCAGCGAAGCTTGCACATTCCGACAGCTTTATCCGTCGTTTGCCACAGGGCTATGATACGGTTATCGCCGAGGATGGTGGCAATCTGTCACAGGGTCAGAAACAGCTTTTGTGTATCACACGGGTTATGCTTCTGTTGCCACCGATGCTTATATTAGATGAGGCGACATCTTCGATTGATACACGTACAGAGATTCGGATTCAGAAAGCATTTAATCGTATGATGCAGGGCAGAACAAGCTTTATCGTGGCGCACAGACTTTCCACTATTCGAGAGGCAGACGTGATTTTAGTTATGAAGGATGGAAATATCATCGAGAAGGGGAATCATGAGCAGCTCATGGCACAAAATGGCTTCTATACGAATTTGTACAACTCGCAGTTTGCTCATTAA
- a CDS encoding ABC transporter ATP-binding protein has protein sequence MKQVLHYFKNYRWKAILAPLFKMLEAAFELLVPLVMAAIIDNGIAGNDKPYIYKMAFVMVGLGVIGLGCSITAQYFSAKTAMGIGKEIRYDLFKHIETLSYTEIDKLGSATLITRMTSDVNQVQTGINMFLRLFMRSPFIVFGATIMAFTVNAKASRVFFITLPVLIVIVFGIMLVSIPLYKKVQSKLDTVTLKSRENLSGVRVIRAFNQEKKEKEEFAEVTEALTKGQLFVGKISSFLNPLTYAVINLSIVALIWGGAKQVDLGILKQGQVYALVNYMSQILIELVKLANLIITETKAVACANRLGVIFETISSQEYPVTSVEQVSGTETPKVEFVDAGLTYADAKETSIEGLSLKVKRGETIGIIGGTGSGKSTLVNLIPRFYDCTQGSVKIDGVDVKKYPKEQLTSKIGVVPQKAVLFSGTIEDNIRWGKEDATEEEIEEALSIAQAEDFVQQKEGGIKFMLNQGGKNLSGGQKQRLTIARALVKKPEILILDDSSSALDYATDAALRKAIKEKTDHTTVFLVSQRASSIMYADKIVVLDDGKIAGIGNHDTLMKDCSVYQEIYASQNKEVKENA, from the coding sequence GTGAAACAAGTACTACATTATTTCAAAAATTACAGATGGAAAGCAATTTTAGCACCGTTATTCAAGATGTTAGAAGCTGCCTTCGAGCTTTTAGTACCACTTGTTATGGCAGCAATTATTGATAATGGTATCGCAGGAAATGATAAGCCATATATTTATAAGATGGCATTTGTCATGGTCGGGCTTGGCGTGATCGGGCTGGGATGTTCAATTACGGCACAGTATTTTTCGGCAAAAACCGCAATGGGAATCGGAAAGGAAATCCGGTATGACCTGTTCAAGCATATTGAGACACTTTCCTATACAGAGATTGACAAGCTTGGTAGTGCAACGCTGATTACGCGTATGACGAGTGACGTTAATCAGGTACAGACGGGAATCAATATGTTCCTGCGTTTGTTTATGCGTTCACCTTTTATCGTGTTTGGAGCAACGATTATGGCATTTACAGTCAATGCAAAGGCCTCACGTGTGTTCTTTATCACGCTTCCGGTTCTGATCGTAATTGTATTTGGAATTATGCTTGTATCCATTCCATTATATAAGAAAGTGCAGAGTAAGCTTGACACGGTGACATTGAAGTCCAGAGAGAACCTGTCCGGTGTGCGTGTCATCCGGGCATTTAATCAGGAGAAGAAGGAAAAAGAAGAATTTGCTGAGGTAACAGAGGCCCTGACAAAGGGACAGCTTTTTGTCGGAAAGATTTCTTCTTTCTTAAATCCACTCACATATGCAGTCATCAATTTGTCTATTGTGGCGCTGATCTGGGGTGGTGCAAAGCAGGTTGATCTCGGTATTTTAAAGCAGGGACAAGTATATGCGCTTGTAAACTACATGTCACAGATTCTGATTGAGCTTGTGAAGCTTGCAAATCTGATTATTACAGAGACAAAGGCAGTTGCCTGTGCAAATCGTCTGGGCGTGATTTTTGAGACGATAAGCAGCCAGGAATATCCGGTAACATCGGTCGAGCAGGTGTCAGGTACAGAAACTCCAAAGGTAGAATTCGTGGATGCCGGACTTACTTATGCGGACGCAAAGGAAACTTCCATCGAGGGACTTTCCCTGAAGGTGAAACGTGGCGAGACGATTGGTATTATCGGTGGTACCGGTTCCGGCAAGTCCACACTTGTGAATCTGATTCCTCGTTTTTATGACTGCACACAGGGAAGCGTCAAAATCGATGGTGTGGATGTAAAGAAATATCCGAAAGAGCAGTTGACCTCTAAAATCGGTGTTGTTCCACAAAAGGCAGTGCTTTTCTCGGGAACAATCGAAGATAACATAAGATGGGGAAAGGAAGACGCAACGGAAGAGGAAATTGAGGAGGCACTTTCTATTGCCCAGGCGGAGGATTTTGTGCAGCAAAAAGAGGGCGGTATTAAGTTTATGCTGAATCAGGGTGGTAAGAATCTGTCCGGTGGACAAAAACAGAGACTGACGATTGCACGTGCGCTTGTAAAGAAACCTGAAATCCTGATTCTGGATGACAGTTCTTCCGCACTTGACTATGCAACGGACGCAGCTCTCCGGAAGGCAATCAAGGAGAAGACAGATCACACAACCGTATTCCTTGTATCGCAGCGTGCATCATCGATTATGTATGCAGATAAGATCGTTGTTTTGGATGATGGTAAGATTGCAGGCATTGGCAATCATGATACGTTAATGAAAGATTGTTCCGTATATCAGGAAATCTATGCATCACAGAACAAGGAGGTGAAGGAGAATGCCTAA
- a CDS encoding DUF1292 domain-containing protein, giving the protein MDDKNRPFPVDNTDDDDYVDMVLDDGTELHCSVIAIFPVEGQQYIALLPDKLIEGYEEDDVFLYRYTDKGDDNIELGMIDSEEEYEIVADAFDELLDNEAYEDM; this is encoded by the coding sequence ATGGATGATAAAAACAGACCATTTCCGGTTGACAACACCGATGATGACGACTACGTAGATATGGTATTAGACGATGGTACCGAACTGCATTGCAGTGTAATCGCAATCTTCCCGGTCGAAGGTCAACAGTATATCGCATTGCTTCCGGACAAGCTGATTGAAGGCTATGAAGAAGATGATGTATTTCTCTACCGTTATACGGACAAAGGAGATGACAACATCGAACTTGGCATGATTGATTCCGAAGAGGAATATGAGATTGTTGCCGATGCATTCGATGAGCTTTTGGACAACGAAGCTTACGAAGATATGTAA
- a CDS encoding ATP-dependent helicase — MNFNEAQSTAISHVDGPMMVIAGPGSGKTTVITQRIKYLIESAGVSPADILVISFTRAAAGEMQQRFRKMTPGKEYPVRFGTFHSIFYWILKTAYGASMLQVISEEEKRRWIEQLLQTMNISYENKEDIISSIVSQISLVKCDMMDVENYYSKDMPEYAFRELYRRLDEQMKRYKMIDFDDMMVLCYDLLSKRPDILEKCRRLFPYIMVDEFQDSNRIQYEIFRMLAYPRKNACIVGDDDQSVYGFRGARPEIMQQFRKDFPECRIVYLGENYRCDFRIVQASVQVIEKNKTRFKKLLQAESKEPGVVQKHTVRDESEENECIIRRIREQHQAGIDYERQAVLYRTNLQPRRLAYKLNQYNIPYTLSDTLPNLFDHFVVRYVLDYMRMAMGDLSRATFLRIVNKPSRYISRDVLLEDPVDYDKLRFRLRNKESLVENLDKLMADVKLLSKMRPWPALNFIRNFVGYDGYIKAYAEYRQLDASEMYDVLDEFSYMIKDMQSYEEMFAFIGDYKEVLIKQQEKNHMRKGVNLMTMHSSKGLEFDTVYILDAVEEITPYKKAKTAAELEEERRMFYVAMTRARHELHIYVPKILAGKAKEPSRFVQDITWGKK, encoded by the coding sequence ATGAATTTTAATGAGGCACAGTCTACAGCGATTTCGCATGTGGATGGACCTATGATGGTAATTGCAGGACCCGGCTCCGGGAAGACGACTGTGATTACACAACGAATCAAGTATCTTATAGAATCTGCGGGTGTTTCGCCCGCAGATATTCTTGTTATAAGCTTTACACGGGCGGCAGCGGGCGAGATGCAGCAGCGTTTTCGCAAAATGACGCCGGGTAAAGAATATCCGGTTCGGTTTGGAACCTTTCACTCCATCTTTTATTGGATTTTAAAAACTGCATATGGGGCATCTATGCTGCAAGTGATTTCCGAAGAAGAAAAACGAAGATGGATCGAGCAGCTATTACAGACTATGAACATAAGCTATGAGAATAAAGAAGACATAATTAGCAGCATTGTCTCTCAGATAAGTCTTGTGAAATGCGATATGATGGATGTGGAAAATTATTATAGCAAAGATATGCCGGAGTATGCCTTTCGTGAGCTATATCGTAGACTGGATGAACAGATGAAACGATATAAGATGATTGATTTTGACGATATGATGGTGCTTTGCTATGATCTTTTGTCCAAAAGACCGGATATATTAGAGAAATGCCGGAGATTATTTCCGTATATTATGGTGGATGAGTTTCAGGACAGTAACCGCATACAATATGAGATTTTCCGGATGCTTGCCTATCCACGTAAAAATGCATGTATTGTCGGGGATGATGATCAGTCAGTCTATGGATTCCGGGGTGCGAGACCGGAGATCATGCAGCAATTTCGAAAAGATTTCCCGGAATGCAGGATTGTATATCTGGGTGAGAATTACCGGTGTGATTTTCGAATCGTACAGGCATCTGTGCAGGTGATTGAAAAAAATAAAACGAGATTTAAGAAGCTGCTTCAGGCAGAATCGAAAGAGCCGGGAGTCGTGCAAAAACATACAGTGAGGGATGAGTCGGAGGAAAATGAATGTATCATCCGTAGAATACGGGAACAGCATCAGGCTGGAATTGATTATGAGAGACAGGCGGTTTTATATCGTACGAATCTGCAGCCGAGAAGACTTGCCTATAAACTGAATCAATATAATATTCCATATACATTGAGTGATACATTGCCGAATCTGTTTGACCATTTTGTAGTTCGTTATGTGCTTGATTATATGCGTATGGCGATGGGAGATTTGTCCCGGGCGACATTCCTTCGGATTGTGAACAAGCCATCCCGTTATATCAGCCGGGATGTTCTGCTGGAAGATCCGGTTGATTATGATAAGCTTCGATTCCGATTGCGGAACAAGGAGTCACTGGTTGAAAATCTTGATAAACTGATGGCCGATGTGAAACTGTTAAGTAAGATGCGCCCGTGGCCGGCACTGAATTTTATCCGCAATTTTGTCGGGTATGACGGTTATATCAAAGCTTATGCAGAGTATCGGCAGCTGGATGCTTCCGAAATGTATGATGTGCTTGATGAGTTTTCGTATATGATCAAGGATATGCAAAGCTATGAAGAGATGTTTGCATTTATAGGAGATTATAAGGAAGTGCTCATAAAACAACAGGAAAAGAACCATATGCGAAAAGGTGTGAATCTCATGACGATGCACAGCTCGAAAGGGCTGGAATTTGATACGGTATACATTCTGGATGCTGTGGAGGAGATAACACCATATAAAAAGGCAAAAACGGCAGCTGAATTAGAAGAAGAACGCCGGATGTTTTATGTGGCAATGACGCGGGCAAGACATGAACTTCATATCTATGTGCCGAAGATTCTTGCAGGCAAAGCGAAGGAACCGAGCCGGTTTGTCCAGGACATTACATGGGGTAAAAAATAA
- a CDS encoding SEC-C metal-binding domain-containing protein translates to MSLLAKWREHAYSLDDRTPEGKEFWLDYFQREKAIYEQILETPAEIVSGTVKELAEKYNMSIELMVGFLDGIEDSLIVPNNVDDLEEDSKVALGFDPEKLYMNMVDCNAEWLYTLPQWDKILTAERRKELYKIQKSSKTIVKPPKVGRNDPCPCGSGKKYKKCCGANA, encoded by the coding sequence ATGAGTTTATTAGCAAAATGGCGTGAACATGCATATAGTCTTGATGATAGAACACCGGAAGGAAAGGAATTCTGGCTTGACTATTTTCAGAGAGAAAAAGCAATTTATGAGCAGATATTAGAAACACCGGCTGAGATTGTCAGTGGTACAGTTAAGGAATTGGCTGAAAAATACAATATGAGTATTGAACTTATGGTTGGATTTCTGGATGGTATAGAGGACAGCTTGATCGTTCCGAATAATGTTGATGATCTTGAGGAAGATTCAAAGGTAGCACTTGGATTTGATCCGGAGAAGTTGTATATGAACATGGTAGACTGCAACGCAGAATGGTTGTATACACTTCCACAGTGGGATAAGATTCTGACTGCTGAGAGAAGAAAAGAGTTGTATAAGATTCAGAAATCTTCTAAGACGATCGTAAAGCCGCCAAAGGTTGGACGTAACGATCCATGTCCTTGCGGAAGCGGTAAGAAGTATAAGAAGTGTTGTGGAGCAAATGCATAA
- a CDS encoding ABC transporter permease: MLENIRLSFQGIWAHKMRSLLTMLGIIIGIAAIIAIVSTIKGTSEQIKENLVGSGNNIVNIKLYQGDWTYSSGDSSTPENMPMVTDDIKKQIMDIDEVTAVAAYRYGALYEGINCGTKDLGNAPVYGVDKDYFSVMGYTVQTGRLFDEKDWTNYTKSVILDTVAANSLFASENPIGKTLEIKGEPFIIVGVVEQLDGFTPKVTNINDWYTYYGNTTSGQVFITDVNWPLVFSFDEPYNIVVKPAGTEAMTNAGKKTADIMNSYMPVTSSEDGSDSEDSGSSFKYKSEDLLETAKAMQEVSASTSQQLIWIASISLLVGGIGVMNIMLVSVTERTREIGLKKALGARKKAILLQFLTEAAVLTSMGGIIGVGAGVGLAYLISDVASVPVAISGAAIAVSVVFSMVIGIVFGFIPSVKASNLNPIDALRYE; the protein is encoded by the coding sequence ATGTTAGAAAATATAAGATTATCGTTCCAAGGTATCTGGGCACATAAGATGCGTTCCCTTCTTACCATGTTAGGCATCATTATAGGTATTGCGGCGATTATTGCAATCGTATCGACAATCAAGGGAACAAGTGAGCAGATCAAGGAGAATCTGGTCGGTTCAGGAAACAATATCGTGAATATAAAATTGTATCAGGGGGATTGGACCTATTCGTCCGGAGATTCTTCTACACCGGAGAATATGCCGATGGTAACAGATGATATCAAGAAGCAAATAATGGATATTGATGAGGTGACAGCTGTGGCAGCTTACCGTTATGGTGCTTTGTATGAGGGAATTAACTGTGGAACAAAGGATCTTGGAAATGCACCGGTCTATGGTGTAGATAAAGATTATTTTAGTGTGATGGGATATACTGTTCAGACAGGACGATTGTTTGACGAGAAAGATTGGACAAACTATACAAAATCTGTAATCCTTGATACGGTGGCAGCCAATTCTTTGTTTGCAAGTGAGAATCCGATTGGTAAAACATTGGAAATCAAAGGGGAGCCGTTTATCATTGTCGGAGTTGTTGAGCAGTTAGATGGATTTACCCCGAAGGTAACCAACATAAATGACTGGTATACCTATTATGGAAATACCACATCGGGTCAGGTGTTTATTACAGATGTAAACTGGCCTTTGGTTTTCTCGTTTGATGAACCATACAACATTGTTGTGAAGCCGGCAGGAACTGAGGCGATGACAAATGCTGGTAAGAAAACAGCGGATATTATGAATTCTTATATGCCCGTAACCAGCAGTGAGGATGGTTCGGATTCAGAGGATAGCGGCTCGTCATTTAAGTATAAGAGTGAGGATCTTTTGGAGACAGCAAAGGCGATGCAGGAGGTCAGTGCTTCTACAAGTCAGCAGTTGATCTGGATCGCAAGTATCTCGCTTCTTGTTGGTGGCATCGGTGTTATGAATATCATGCTGGTATCCGTAACAGAGCGAACGAGAGAAATTGGATTGAAGAAAGCGCTCGGTGCGAGAAAGAAAGCAATACTGCTTCAGTTTCTGACAGAGGCAGCTGTGCTTACAAGCATGGGAGGAATTATCGGTGTTGGTGCCGGCGTTGGACTTGCTTATCTGATTTCGGATGTTGCGTCTGTGCCGGTAGCGATCAGTGGAGCTGCAATCGCCGTATCGGTTGTGTTCTCTATGGTAATCGGAATTGTGTTTGGATTTATTCCATCTGTCAAGGCATCCAACTTAAATCCAATTGATGCACTTCGCTATGAGTAG
- a CDS encoding efflux RND transporter periplasmic adaptor subunit, which produces MNKTKKIIIIVISCIVVLAGIYFALHFLKQKNQNSKTVGVYAVSEIGYDASNMWDNSTLSGNVTVNSEQKVYVGKKQSVSEIKVTEGQSVKAGDVLLVYDTTANDLQLQLQKSELELSRVSIIDAQRELEKLKQTTPLEDIPTTEAPIIATDSDAPKPDEIPDVDVPPTREELKKQIAQKEQEIKSMQTQYEIAQVKLQMEELQNSTGEVLANFDGVVKSVTTADEAASSGNPVLVVSAADGYLVESQIGELAMSTVRVGDTVSMYCYDTGMNYDGTITEISTFPADGYSNYNSKVETYYPIKIALNDATDISQNMYMEITLNSGSEDTSGGFYLSKAFMKQEGSNYYVMKDVDGRLKKTYIKVGNKTSGDAVLVLGGLTMQDYIAFPYLDEAVEGVKTVQKTTDDLYN; this is translated from the coding sequence ATGAATAAGACGAAGAAAATCATTATTATTGTTATTTCCTGTATTGTTGTGCTCGCTGGTATTTATTTTGCGCTTCATTTTTTAAAACAGAAGAATCAGAACAGTAAGACTGTGGGTGTGTATGCTGTTAGTGAGATTGGATATGATGCGTCAAATATGTGGGATAACAGTACATTGAGCGGAAATGTTACAGTGAATTCAGAGCAGAAGGTCTATGTCGGAAAGAAACAGTCTGTTTCGGAGATTAAGGTAACGGAAGGACAGAGCGTAAAGGCGGGAGATGTACTTTTAGTCTATGATACGACAGCAAATGATCTTCAGCTGCAACTGCAAAAATCAGAACTGGAGTTGTCACGTGTGTCAATTATTGATGCACAACGGGAACTTGAAAAATTAAAGCAGACAACACCGTTAGAAGATATTCCGACAACTGAGGCACCAATTATTGCAACTGATTCTGATGCACCCAAGCCGGATGAAATTCCGGATGTAGATGTGCCTCCGACAAGGGAGGAACTGAAAAAACAGATTGCACAGAAGGAGCAGGAAATCAAATCGATGCAGACACAGTACGAGATTGCGCAGGTCAAGCTTCAGATGGAGGAACTGCAGAACTCAACGGGAGAAGTGCTTGCGAATTTTGATGGTGTGGTTAAGAGTGTAACAACTGCGGATGAAGCTGCTTCCAGTGGAAATCCGGTTCTTGTTGTCAGCGCGGCAGATGGATATCTGGTAGAGAGCCAGATCGGAGAACTTGCGATGTCAACAGTCAGGGTAGGAGATACCGTATCCATGTACTGTTATGATACAGGAATGAATTATGATGGTACAATCACGGAGATTTCTACATTTCCGGCAGATGGATATAGCAATTATAATTCCAAAGTTGAGACATATTATCCGATCAAGATTGCGTTAAACGATGCAACGGATATCAGTCAGAATATGTATATGGAGATAACCTTGAATTCCGGTTCAGAGGATACAAGTGGAGGTTTTTATCTGTCGAAAGCATTTATGAAGCAGGAAGGAAGCAACTACTATGTTATGAAGGATGTTGACGGAAGATTGAAGAAGACCTACATTAAGGTTGGCAATAAAACATCCGGAGACGCTGTTTTGGTACTTGGTGGTCTGACGATGCAGGATTACATTGCATTTCCATATCTCGATGAGGCGGTGGAAGGTGTAAAAACTGTACAGAAGACAACGGATGACCTGTATAATTGA